Genomic segment of Vibrio azureus:
CATCCGAGATAACGATAGCAAACTCAGTACCTCGCTGGTCTAGTTCTTCAAGTAGCGCTAGGTTTCGTGAAGCATGGGTACATAAGATAGCTACATCAGGGGTAAAAGGGAGAGAGTTGACGCTCGGATAAACAATCACACCTGATACGGTTTGATACTTGGGGGTCACTGGCATAATTGCCCCTTTAAATCCACTTTGGAGTAAGTTGCGCATGACGATGTTGCCTGCGCTTAACTCTTTTTGAGATGCGCCAATCACCGCAACGGACTGAGGTTTAAATAACTTCTGTAACGTATTCATCATGGCTCCTTGGCGTAAAATGCAAAAACCGTATCAAAAATTCAATTGACCCAACTGACATTGCTACTGTGGGAAAAATCACTGAATCGAAAAGCTTGAGAGCACTAGGGTATACAATAACATTGGTTTAAAACGTGAATAAGCTAGATATTGCTGCAATTTTGAGCCATGCTTACCATGTTAATGTCATTGATCTAATCAAAATCACAAATTATTGTGTTTTGTACTTGATAATGTGCCCGGCTATCGGCATGATTTATAGTAAAATTTTAGAGCGTTTGTTATTCCATGAAAAAAATCTCAATTTTAGCTTTGTCAGTGCTGTTATCTGCATGTGCATCTGAAACCTACATTTCTGATGTAACGACCGAAAGCTACCGTGAAGACTACACAACACCAACATCATCACAATCTATCACAACGACTGAAACGACGGATGTTGAGCAAGGAAACTCTCAAGCCTTCACTCGAAAGCCTGCAAAACCGATAGAGAAGAATTACGCTCGACTGACGCCTAAAAATCAGGTTAAACCTGTTGAAATTACTCCTCCAAGTAGGCAGCAAGCAAGTATCCAACGTTTTGGTTATACCATTCAGGTAGTTGCAGTAGGGAGCCCTTCGAAGGTTACTCAATTTGCCAATCAACTGCCTCAGAATGGCCAACCAATTTGGCAAAATTACAAAGTAGTCAATGGTACTAAATGGTACTCGGTCCTTTATGGTGACTATGCAACAAAAGCTGAAGCCAAACGTGCGATTTCATCTTTACCGAGCTATTTCCGTCAGCTTAGCCCATTTGTTAAAAGTATTGACTCGATTAAAAACTCAGCTTATCCAGGTTTAAACAAATTAAACTGATACCGAATAGGGGGCCTCGGCTCCCTTTTTACTTTTACATTAAGAGCCTAGCTAGGTTATGTCTGCATAACCCCTACCCAAACAGTATGTACCCCACTAAAATAACTGTACGTCCACATTCAATTGTTTATCATATCTAGTTTAGCGATCACGGAAAGATGAATTCATGATTAAAAATGTCCTCCTTTTATGCGGCGGTGGTTCGTCAGAGCACGAAGTATCAATCATGTCCGCCAATTTTGTCGAACAACAACTTAACTTAATCGAAGATATTCAAGTTGTTCGTGTAGAAATCAAGAAAAATGAGTGGCTGACAAGCCAAGGCGAGTCAGTTTACCTGAATATCAACACAAAACAGTTGTGCTCAAAGACCTCTGAGCTTCAGATTGATTTCATTGTACCTTGTATTCACGGCTTCCCGGGTGAGACTGGTGATATTCAATCCATGTTTGAAATGGCAGGCATCCCTTACTTAGGATGTGGACCGGAAGCCAGTAGTAACAGCTTCAATAAGATCACCTCAAAGCTCTGGTATGATGCGATTGGAATCCCCAATACGCCATATTTATTTCTGACGCGCAATGATCAGCAGTCTCATCAGCAAGCTTTAGCCGCTTTCGATAAGTGGGGTAAGGTATTTGTCAAAGCTGCAAGACAAGGCTCATCGGTTGGCTGTTACAGTGTAACTGAAAAGCAGGATGTCACTCGTGCTGTTAATGATGCATTTGATTATTCAGAACAAGTTTTAATAGAGAAAGCGGTTAAACCCCGTGAGCTAGAAGTCGCTGCTTATGAGATAAATGGTAAGCTCTACATTACTAAACCTGGTGAGATCATCGCCCCAGACGATAGTTTCTATTCATATGATGAGAAATACAGCTCTAGCAGCCATTCTTTAACAGAAGTTGAGGCTAAAAACCTGACTGATGAGCAAACGGAAACGATTCGAATCATGTCAGAAAGAGTCTTCAAGCAAATGCATCTTCGCCATCTGTCAAGAATCGACTTTTTCTTAACCGAAGATGGCGAGATATATTTAAATGAAGTAAATACATTCCCTGGCATGACACCAATATCGATGTTCCCAAAAATGTTACAGAACAATGGTCACTTGTTTCATGAATTTTTAGCCAGTTGCATCGAGATTGAGAGCTAGGAAACATCATCACCGAGCATTTTGTAGTGAAATATACGAATGTTGAGAAGAGATTATTTGAATAATA
This window contains:
- a CDS encoding SPOR domain-containing protein; protein product: MKKISILALSVLLSACASETYISDVTTESYREDYTTPTSSQSITTTETTDVEQGNSQAFTRKPAKPIEKNYARLTPKNQVKPVEITPPSRQQASIQRFGYTIQVVAVGSPSKVTQFANQLPQNGQPIWQNYKVVNGTKWYSVLYGDYATKAEAKRAISSLPSYFRQLSPFVKSIDSIKNSAYPGLNKLN
- a CDS encoding D-alanine--D-alanine ligase, giving the protein MIKNVLLLCGGGSSEHEVSIMSANFVEQQLNLIEDIQVVRVEIKKNEWLTSQGESVYLNINTKQLCSKTSELQIDFIVPCIHGFPGETGDIQSMFEMAGIPYLGCGPEASSNSFNKITSKLWYDAIGIPNTPYLFLTRNDQQSHQQALAAFDKWGKVFVKAARQGSSVGCYSVTEKQDVTRAVNDAFDYSEQVLIEKAVKPRELEVAAYEINGKLYITKPGEIIAPDDSFYSYDEKYSSSSHSLTEVEAKNLTDEQTETIRIMSERVFKQMHLRHLSRIDFFLTEDGEIYLNEVNTFPGMTPISMFPKMLQNNGHLFHEFLASCIEIES